A part of Streptomyces sp. NBC_01235 genomic DNA contains:
- the glpK gene encoding glycerol kinase GlpK codes for MTDAHTAGPFIAAIDQGTTSSRCIVFDRDGRIVSVDQKEHEQIFPKPGWVEHNANEIWTNVQEVVAGAIEKAGITRDDIKAIGITNQRETTLLWDKNTGEPVHNAIVWQDTRTDALCKELGRNVGQDRFRRETGLPLASYFAGPKARWLLDNVEGLRERAEAGDILFGTMDSWVIWNLTGGVNGGHHVTDVTNASRTMLMNLHTLEWDEKIAESIGVPLAMLPEIRSSAEVYGEVTGGKLGDLLGGIPVASALGDQQAALFGQTCFAEGEAKSTYGTGTFMLLNTGEKIINSYSGLLTTVGYRIGNDKPVYALEGSIAVTGSLVQWMRDQMGLISTAAEIETLALSVEDNGGAYFVPAFSGLFAPYWRSDARGVIAGLTRYVTKAHLARAVLEATAWQTREITDAMTKDSGVELAALKVDGGMTSNNLLMQTLSDFLDAPVVRPMVAETTCLGAAYAAGLAVGFWTSTDDLRANWRRAAEWTPRMDADARDREYKSWLKAVERTMGWIEDEN; via the coding sequence GTGACCGACGCGCACACCGCCGGCCCGTTCATCGCAGCCATCGACCAGGGCACCACCTCTTCCCGCTGCATCGTCTTCGACCGGGACGGCCGGATCGTCTCCGTCGACCAGAAGGAGCACGAGCAGATCTTCCCGAAGCCGGGCTGGGTCGAGCACAACGCCAACGAGATCTGGACCAACGTCCAGGAAGTCGTCGCCGGAGCCATCGAGAAGGCCGGCATCACGCGGGACGACATCAAGGCCATCGGCATCACCAACCAGCGTGAGACCACGCTGCTGTGGGACAAGAACACCGGTGAGCCCGTCCACAACGCCATCGTCTGGCAGGACACCCGCACCGACGCGCTCTGCAAGGAGCTCGGCCGCAACGTCGGCCAGGACCGCTTCCGCCGCGAGACGGGCCTCCCTCTCGCCTCCTACTTCGCCGGCCCGAAGGCGCGTTGGCTGCTCGACAACGTCGAGGGCCTGCGTGAGCGCGCCGAGGCGGGCGACATCCTCTTCGGCACGATGGACAGCTGGGTCATCTGGAACCTGACGGGCGGTGTGAACGGCGGCCACCACGTCACCGACGTCACCAACGCCTCCCGCACCATGCTGATGAACCTGCACACGCTGGAGTGGGACGAGAAGATCGCCGAGTCCATCGGCGTCCCGCTGGCGATGCTGCCCGAGATCCGCTCCTCCGCCGAGGTGTACGGCGAGGTCACCGGCGGCAAGCTGGGCGACCTGCTCGGCGGCATCCCGGTCGCCTCCGCGCTCGGCGACCAGCAGGCGGCCCTGTTCGGCCAGACCTGTTTCGCCGAGGGCGAGGCCAAGTCGACGTACGGCACCGGCACGTTCATGCTGCTGAACACCGGCGAGAAGATCATCAACTCGTACTCGGGCCTGCTGACCACCGTCGGCTACCGCATCGGGAACGACAAGCCGGTCTACGCCCTCGAGGGCTCGATCGCCGTCACCGGTTCGCTGGTGCAGTGGATGCGCGACCAGATGGGCCTGATCTCCACCGCCGCCGAGATCGAGACGCTCGCGCTCTCCGTCGAGGACAACGGCGGCGCCTACTTCGTGCCGGCCTTCTCCGGTCTGTTCGCCCCGTACTGGCGCTCCGACGCCCGGGGTGTGATCGCCGGCCTGACCCGGTACGTCACCAAGGCGCACCTGGCGCGCGCCGTCCTGGAGGCCACTGCCTGGCAGACCCGTGAGATCACCGACGCCATGACGAAGGACTCCGGCGTCGAGCTCGCGGCCCTCAAGGTCGACGGCGGCATGACCTCCAACAACCTGCTGATGCAGACCCTCTCGGACTTCCTGGACGCCCCCGTGGTGCGCCCGATGGTCGCCGAGACCACCTGCCTCGGCGCCGCCTACGCCGCCGGTCTCGCCGTCGGCTTCTGGACCAGCACCGACGACCTGCGCGCCAACTGGCGCCGGGCCGCCGAGTGGACCCCCCGCATGGACGCGGACGCCCGCGACCGTGAGTACAAGAGCTGGCTCAAGGCCGTGGAGCGGACCATGGGCTGGATCGAAGACGAAAACTGA
- a CDS encoding glycerol-3-phosphate dehydrogenase/oxidase — MTSQSTLQSVPALGTRPASGSNPSRAETREQLSKASYDLLVIGGGILGISTAWHAAQSGLRVALVDAGDFAGATSSASSKLLHGGLRYLQTGAVKLVAENHFERRAVSRQVAPHLANPLTFYLPVYKGGPHGAAKLGAGVFAYSALSAFGDGVGHLLSPAKAAQDVPELRTDNLKAVAVYGDDQMNDARMALMTVRAAVEAGAVVLNHAEVTGLRFTKGRVTGADLRDRRSGDEFGVNARLVLNATGPWVDHLRKMEDPDAAPSIRLSKGAHLVLKRTAPWKAALATPIDKYRITFALPWEDMLLLGTTDEEFEGDPANVAVTEKDTAQILDEAAFSIRDQQLDRDLITYSFAGLRVLPGGPGSTAKAKRETVVTEGRGGMLSVAGGKWTTFRHIGRTVMKKLEALPGHPLGEDFEPISSLPKKLPLPGVANPRAVAHRLLVDHPAPGPRMAADTARHLATHYGSLAFDIARLANDNPELGRRVHPDAPEILAQVVYARDNEWAETTDDVLRRRTTLTIRGLATDDVRAKVQDLLDKK; from the coding sequence ATGACCAGTCAGTCCACCCTGCAGTCCGTGCCTGCCCTGGGGACGCGCCCTGCGTCCGGCTCGAACCCGAGCCGTGCCGAGACCCGGGAGCAGCTCTCCAAGGCGTCGTACGATCTCCTCGTCATCGGCGGCGGCATCCTGGGCATCTCCACCGCCTGGCACGCCGCGCAGTCCGGCCTCAGGGTGGCCCTGGTCGACGCCGGCGACTTCGCCGGCGCCACCTCTTCCGCCTCCTCCAAGCTGCTCCACGGCGGTCTGCGCTACCTGCAGACCGGCGCGGTGAAGCTGGTGGCGGAGAACCACTTCGAGCGCCGTGCGGTCTCCCGCCAGGTGGCCCCCCACCTGGCGAACCCGCTCACGTTCTACCTCCCCGTGTACAAGGGCGGGCCGCACGGCGCGGCGAAGCTCGGGGCGGGCGTCTTCGCCTACTCCGCGCTGTCGGCTTTCGGTGACGGCGTCGGCCACCTCCTGTCCCCGGCCAAGGCCGCGCAGGACGTGCCCGAGCTGCGCACCGACAACCTCAAGGCCGTGGCCGTGTACGGCGACGACCAGATGAACGATGCCCGCATGGCGCTGATGACGGTCCGCGCGGCCGTCGAGGCGGGCGCGGTCGTCCTCAACCACGCCGAGGTCACCGGCCTGCGGTTCACCAAGGGCCGGGTGACGGGCGCCGACCTGCGCGACCGCCGGTCCGGCGACGAGTTCGGCGTCAACGCCCGTCTCGTCCTGAACGCGACCGGCCCGTGGGTCGACCACCTGCGCAAGATGGAGGACCCGGACGCGGCGCCCTCCATCCGCCTGTCGAAGGGCGCACACCTGGTCCTGAAGCGCACCGCCCCCTGGAAGGCCGCGCTCGCCACCCCCATCGACAAGTACCGCATCACCTTCGCCCTCCCCTGGGAGGACATGCTGCTGCTCGGCACCACCGACGAGGAGTTCGAGGGCGACCCGGCGAACGTCGCGGTCACCGAGAAGGACACGGCCCAGATACTCGACGAGGCCGCGTTCTCCATCCGCGACCAGCAGCTCGATCGTGACCTCATCACGTACTCGTTCGCGGGTCTGCGCGTGCTGCCGGGCGGCCCCGGCAGCACGGCGAAGGCCAAGCGCGAGACCGTGGTCACGGAAGGCCGTGGCGGCATGCTGTCCGTCGCGGGCGGCAAGTGGACGACGTTCCGGCACATCGGGCGTACGGTCATGAAGAAGCTGGAGGCGCTGCCGGGCCACCCGCTGGGCGAGGACTTCGAGCCGATCTCCTCGCTGCCGAAGAAGCTGCCGCTGCCCGGCGTCGCCAACCCGCGCGCGGTCGCCCACCGACTGCTGGTCGACCACCCGGCGCCCGGCCCGCGCATGGCGGCCGACACCGCCAGGCACCTGGCCACCCACTACGGTTCGCTGGCCTTCGACATCGCCCGGCTGGCCAACGACAACCCGGAGCTGGGCCGGCGCGTCCACCCGGACGCCCCCGAGATCCTGGCGCAGGTCGTCTACGCCCGCGACAACGAGTGGGCGGAGACGACGGACGACGTACTGCGCCGCCGTACGACGCTGACGATCCGGGGCCTGGCCACGGACGACGTCCGCGCCAAGGTGCAGGACCTGCTCGACAAGAAGTAG
- a CDS encoding FadR/GntR family transcriptional regulator: MAVTDEAIEKIKGMIVSGALRPGDRLPKESELAAELGLSRNSLREAVRALSLIRILDVRQGDGTYVTSLNPQLLLEALSFVVDFHRDDTVLEFLAVRRILEPAATAMAALRISEQQLDALDAQLDKLGNAPSVEELVACDLEFHRGIVQSAGNSVLCSLLDGLSGPTTRARIWRGLTQEDAVSGTLREHRAILAALRDRDAEAARSWATVHIASVEQWLRSSL, translated from the coding sequence ATGGCAGTCACCGACGAGGCGATCGAGAAGATCAAGGGCATGATCGTCTCGGGTGCGCTGCGCCCCGGGGACCGGCTCCCCAAGGAGAGTGAGCTGGCCGCAGAGCTGGGCCTGTCCCGCAACTCCCTGCGGGAGGCGGTGCGCGCCCTGTCGCTGATCCGGATCCTGGACGTGCGCCAGGGCGACGGCACCTACGTCACCAGCCTCAACCCACAACTGCTCCTGGAGGCGCTGAGTTTCGTCGTCGACTTCCACCGCGACGACACCGTCCTGGAGTTCCTGGCGGTGCGTCGCATCCTGGAGCCGGCCGCGACCGCGATGGCCGCCCTGCGCATCAGCGAGCAGCAACTGGACGCGCTGGACGCCCAGTTGGACAAGCTCGGCAACGCGCCGTCGGTGGAGGAACTGGTCGCCTGCGACCTGGAGTTCCACCGGGGCATCGTGCAGAGCGCCGGCAACTCGGTGCTGTGCTCGCTGCTCGACGGCCTGTCCGGACCCACCACCCGGGCCCGGATCTGGCGCGGTCTGACGCAGGAGGACGCCGTCTCCGGCACCCTGCGCGAGCACCGGGCGATCCTGGCGGCCCTGCGCGACCGGGACGCCGAGGCGGCGCGGTCGTGGGCGACGGTGCACATCGCGAGCGTGGAGCAGTGGCTGCGGTCCTCGCTCTGA